The Nitrospirota bacterium genome contains a region encoding:
- a CDS encoding sigma-54-dependent Fis family transcriptional regulator, translating to MEIMRKGSILVVDDERSQREILKTILEDEGYETYLASGGKEALKTFKEFRHDLILTDLKMPDMDGIELMDSIPEEPLQPAIIIMTAHRTISSAVEAIRKGAFDYLTKPLDKEELLIVLKRAMERMNLLKENYLLKQELISHFKLDNIIGNSLRMKEVFDLVKKVSSSHATILLCGESGTGKELIAKAIHYNSPRRTKPFTAINCAAIPENLLESELFGYEPGAFTGATSRKIGLFEAANGGTLLLDEIGDLQIPMQSKILRVLQEKEIRRVGGRENIRVDVRIVAATNKDLEREMKKGNFREDLYYRLKVITISLPALRDRIGDIPELTEYFISKFNKEFGKRIKDIREDALKVLMQYSWPGNVRQLESAIERAVLLGDGEWITVKDLPEEIKRPILSAGSIDIEIPEGGLNFEEVEKNLLIKAMEMANGVVARAAKLLGLSYKTFWYRWEKFGLDENYPEKRKEFLKRGSNL from the coding sequence ATGGAAATCATGCGTAAGGGAAGCATCTTAGTCGTAGATGATGAACGCTCGCAGAGAGAAATACTAAAAACAATCCTTGAGGATGAGGGCTATGAAACATATCTGGCATCTGGCGGCAAGGAAGCATTAAAAACCTTTAAAGAGTTTCGCCACGACCTGATACTCACAGACCTCAAGATGCCGGATATGGACGGCATAGAACTAATGGATTCAATACCAGAAGAGCCCCTGCAGCCAGCAATAATAATAATGACAGCCCACAGAACCATATCATCGGCAGTTGAGGCTATCCGAAAAGGGGCCTTTGACTACCTCACCAAACCCCTCGATAAAGAAGAGCTTCTAATAGTCTTAAAAAGGGCCATGGAGAGGATGAACCTCCTGAAAGAGAATTATCTCTTAAAGCAAGAACTCATCTCCCATTTCAAGCTCGACAATATTATAGGCAACTCTCTTAGGATGAAGGAGGTTTTTGACCTTGTAAAGAAAGTGTCTTCAAGCCACGCAACCATACTGCTCTGTGGTGAAAGCGGTACAGGGAAAGAACTTATAGCAAAGGCCATTCATTACAACAGTCCGCGGAGAACAAAACCATTTACGGCCATCAACTGTGCTGCAATACCGGAAAACCTGCTTGAATCTGAACTCTTTGGCTATGAGCCAGGCGCCTTTACAGGCGCTACATCGAGAAAGATAGGGCTGTTTGAAGCTGCTAATGGAGGGACCCTCCTCCTCGATGAGATAGGAGACCTCCAGATTCCAATGCAGTCAAAGATTTTGCGTGTCCTGCAGGAAAAAGAAATAAGGAGGGTTGGAGGAAGGGAAAATATAAGAGTGGATGTCCGCATAGTAGCCGCAACAAACAAGGACTTAGAGCGTGAGATGAAAAAAGGCAACTTCAGGGAAGACCTTTATTACAGACTCAAAGTGATTACTATAAGTCTTCCTGCCCTTAGAGATAGAATCGGTGACATCCCTGAACTAACTGAATATTTTATCTCAAAGTTCAACAAGGAATTTGGCAAAAGAATAAAGGATATAAGAGAAGATGCCCTGAAAGTTCTTATGCAATATAGCTGGCCTGGAAACGTAAGACAACTTGAGTCAGCAATAGAAAGGGCAGTCCTGCTCGGCGATGGCGAATGGATAACTGTGAAGGATCTGCCTGAAGAGATAAAAAGGCCAATCCTCAGTGCAGGCTCTATTGACATAGAAATACCTGAGGGAGGCCTCAACTTTGAAGAAGTCGAGAAAAATTTACTTATAAAGGCCATGGAAATGGCCAACGGCGTGGTTGCCAGGGCAGCAAAACTCTTAGGTCTGAGCTATAAAACCTTCTGGTACAGGTGGGAGAAATTTGGCCTTGATGAAAATTATCCCGAAAAAAGGAAAGAATTCCTTAAAAGAGGTAGTAACCTTTAA
- a CDS encoding HAMP domain-containing protein, translated as MKIVRNFLNNLPLTTKLLYMMLILSLAMIIVLFILYTNATKNIINEVQKHTEDLSTAIQVSVWKLTTAEYTDTETLTEYLKELKAKGIGEINIISTDEEVIASSNPRKLGGRLDPKKKKIIIKAQLGEPISEIGEPSKEKRPYNIILPVIVGDEFFGYIHLSLLLDDFKMLSKRNYIERLIATLLVFSLGIIGAIFLSRKYTKPIHQVVEAAKRVATGDLSQTLPQERKDEIGDLTRSFNDMIMKLRTHRELEERLIKAEHLSKIGHLASSIAHEIRNPLNFISLSIDHLKGKFPPEDKEKKEKFNTLILNIKDEIRRLNKLVEDFLNYGKPMKVKKQWSNIGPLLEETVTLVRGEAEEQKITIKTVTVPSSLYVDPELMKTCFLNIILNAFQAMPQGGTLEITSLPAEKGFNISFSDSGTGISKEDLPMVFEPYFTTKKLGIGLGLALTRRIIEEHSGSIEIESAPEKGTTVKIFIPEDAATTLATVESMVADGNHA; from the coding sequence GTGAAAATTGTCAGGAATTTTTTAAATAACCTTCCCCTTACCACAAAACTTCTTTATATGATGCTCATTTTAAGCCTTGCCATGATTATTGTCCTCTTTATCCTGTATACCAATGCTACAAAAAATATAATAAACGAGGTTCAAAAGCACACCGAAGACCTATCCACAGCCATACAGGTAAGCGTATGGAAGCTCACCACTGCAGAGTATACGGACACAGAAACCCTCACAGAATATCTAAAAGAACTCAAGGCAAAGGGTATCGGCGAAATAAATATCATAAGCACAGATGAAGAGGTTATTGCCAGTTCAAATCCCCGAAAACTCGGTGGGAGGCTTGACCCCAAAAAGAAGAAAATTATAATCAAGGCACAGCTCGGGGAGCCTATAAGCGAAATTGGAGAACCCTCGAAAGAAAAACGTCCATATAACATAATCCTGCCGGTCATAGTCGGGGACGAGTTTTTCGGGTATATACACCTGAGCCTGCTCCTCGACGATTTTAAAATGCTATCCAAGAGAAACTATATAGAGCGGCTTATAGCAACCTTGCTTGTCTTCAGCCTCGGCATAATAGGAGCAATCTTCCTCTCAAGGAAATATACGAAGCCAATACATCAGGTTGTAGAGGCGGCAAAAAGAGTTGCCACGGGTGATTTGAGCCAGACGCTCCCGCAGGAACGAAAAGATGAAATCGGAGACCTCACAAGGAGTTTCAATGATATGATTATGAAGCTAAGGACACACAGGGAGCTTGAAGAGAGGCTTATAAAGGCTGAACATCTGTCTAAAATAGGCCACCTGGCCTCCAGCATTGCCCATGAGATAAGAAACCCGTTGAATTTTATCAGTTTGAGCATCGACCATTTAAAAGGGAAATTCCCTCCGGAGGACAAAGAGAAAAAGGAGAAATTTAATACCCTTATATTAAACATAAAAGACGAAATCAGGCGGCTTAACAAATTGGTCGAAGATTTCCTCAACTACGGGAAACCCATGAAAGTAAAAAAACAGTGGAGCAACATTGGCCCTCTGCTTGAAGAGACAGTAACGCTTGTGAGAGGAGAAGCAGAGGAACAGAAAATTACTATTAAAACAGTTACCGTTCCCTCAAGTCTCTATGTCGACCCTGAGCTTATGAAAACCTGTTTTCTCAATATAATCCTTAATGCCTTTCAGGCAATGCCTCAGGGGGGCACGTTGGAAATCACATCCTTACCAGCAGAAAAGGGTTTTAACATAAGTTTTTCTGACAGCGGCACAGGGATCTCTAAAGAAGACCTGCCAATGGTCTTCGAGCCCTACTTCACGACCAAGAAACTTGGTATAGGTCTTGGCCTTGCCCTGACCAGGAGAATAATAGAAGAACATTCAGGCAGCATAGAGATAGAAAGTGCACCTGAAAAGGGCACAACTGTAAAAATCTTTATCCCGGAAGATGCCGCTACTACGCTGGCAACTGTTGAATCAATGGTGGCGGATGGAAATCATGCGTAA
- a CDS encoding adenosylcobalamin-dependent ribonucleoside-diphosphate reductase produces the protein MQLTENALKVLRARYLLRDEEGRVKETPEEMFQRVARTIASAEAIHGESPQEWEEKFYDMMSNLLFLPNSPALMNAGKDIGQLAACFVLPVDDSMKGIFDSLKNAALILQSGGGTGFSFSRLRPKADIVKSTGGIASGPVSFMRIYNTATEVIKQGGARRGANMGILRVDHPDIINFIRIKRDVRELTNFNISVAITDAFIEALKADTDYEIINPRSKNVTGHLKAKDVFNEIVESAWETGDPGLVFINRINRDNPTPNIGDIESTNPCGEQPLLPYEACVLGSINLAKMVKTVTSDKLQVTSKDKDSSLRYEVDFEKLGKTVQLAVRFLDNTIDVNKYPVPEIEKMHKGNRKIGLGVMGWADMLIKIGIRYNSKKAFSLARELMRFIRSKAKEASEELAQKRGVFPNFHGSIYDAPGMPEVRNATTTTIAPTGTLSIIANCSSGIEPLFAIAYRRLVLDTEIYEINQHFLNIAHERGFYSPELIEKITKKGNLKGFKEVPVDVKKIFVTAHEIPPEDHIEVQAAFQEFTDNAVSKTINLKQRATRQDVAKAFLLAYEKGCKGITIFRYGSKFGPLVKFEDRD, from the coding sequence CTCCTTAGAGATGAGGAGGGAAGGGTCAAAGAAACGCCCGAGGAGATGTTTCAAAGGGTGGCCCGTACTATAGCATCTGCCGAGGCAATTCATGGCGAAAGCCCTCAGGAATGGGAGGAGAAGTTTTATGACATGATGAGCAATTTACTCTTCCTTCCGAACTCCCCTGCCCTGATGAATGCAGGGAAAGACATTGGCCAGCTTGCTGCCTGCTTTGTCCTTCCGGTTGACGACTCCATGAAAGGCATCTTTGACTCTCTCAAGAATGCAGCCCTTATACTTCAGAGCGGTGGTGGCACGGGTTTTTCTTTCTCAAGGCTCAGGCCAAAAGCAGACATCGTAAAATCCACCGGAGGCATTGCCAGCGGACCTGTGTCTTTCATGCGCATATACAACACAGCCACAGAAGTTATAAAGCAGGGTGGCGCAAGGAGAGGCGCCAATATGGGCATTTTAAGGGTAGACCACCCTGACATCATAAATTTCATAAGGATAAAAAGGGATGTGAGGGAACTTACCAACTTTAATATATCGGTCGCCATAACAGATGCCTTTATAGAGGCACTCAAGGCAGACACAGATTATGAGATCATAAACCCGAGGAGTAAAAATGTAACAGGACACCTGAAGGCAAAAGATGTATTTAATGAAATAGTAGAAAGCGCCTGGGAGACAGGCGACCCTGGCCTTGTATTTATAAACAGGATCAACAGGGACAACCCTACCCCCAACATTGGAGACATAGAGAGTACCAACCCCTGCGGAGAACAGCCACTCCTTCCATACGAGGCGTGTGTGCTCGGTTCCATAAATTTAGCGAAGATGGTAAAAACAGTGACAAGTGACAAGTTACAAGTTACAAGTAAAGACAAAGACTCGTCACTTCGATACGAAGTTGATTTTGAAAAACTCGGAAAGACAGTACAGCTCGCTGTCAGGTTTCTCGATAACACCATTGATGTAAATAAATATCCTGTGCCAGAGATAGAAAAAATGCACAAGGGTAACAGGAAAATAGGCCTTGGTGTCATGGGCTGGGCTGATATGCTTATAAAGATCGGGATAAGATATAATTCAAAAAAGGCATTCAGCCTTGCAAGAGAGCTAATGAGATTTATCAGATCAAAGGCAAAGGAGGCATCAGAAGAGCTTGCACAAAAAAGGGGGGTATTCCCGAATTTCCATGGCTCTATTTATGATGCACCAGGAATGCCAGAGGTAAGAAACGCCACAACCACAACCATTGCCCCTACCGGAACTCTCTCCATAATAGCTAACTGCTCCAGCGGTATAGAGCCACTTTTTGCAATAGCTTACAGGAGACTTGTCCTCGATACAGAGATCTATGAGATAAACCAGCACTTCCTGAACATAGCTCATGAGCGGGGATTTTACAGCCCTGAACTAATAGAAAAAATCACAAAAAAAGGTAACCTTAAAGGCTTCAAAGAAGTGCCTGTAGATGTAAAAAAAATATTTGTAACAGCTCATGAGATACCACCTGAAGACCACATAGAGGTCCAGGCAGCTTTTCAGGAATTTACTGATAATGCTGTCTCTAAGACTATTAATTTAAAACAGAGGGCAACAAGGCAGGATGTTGCAAAGGCATTTCTGCTCGCCTACGAAAAAGGCTGTAAGGGAATAACCATCTTCAGGTACGGCTCTAAATTCGGCCCATTAGTGAAATTCGAGGACAGGGACTAA